One genomic region from Gemmobacter aquarius encodes:
- a CDS encoding pseudouridine-5'-phosphate glycosidase, whose product MLPLVYSPEVDAALKAGHAVVALESTIITHGMPWPQNVETARAVEAAVRDGGAVPATMAVMGGRIHIGLTDAELERLGQARDVAKLSRADLAACVATGGTGATTVAATMICARLAGISVFATGGIGGVHRGAETSFDISADLAELAQTAVTVVAAGAKAILDLPKTLEYLETAGVPVIAYGQDAFPAFWSRDSGLKAPLRMDSAEAIAAAHRMRALLGLPGGQLVANPIPAEAEIARELIGPVIETALAEAAAQGIAAKAVTPFLLGRIFELTEGRSLAANIALVLNNARLAAAIAKALAAG is encoded by the coding sequence ATGTTGCCGCTGGTCTATTCCCCCGAAGTCGATGCCGCATTGAAGGCGGGCCATGCCGTGGTGGCGCTGGAATCGACCATCATCACCCACGGGATGCCCTGGCCGCAGAACGTGGAAACCGCGCGCGCGGTGGAAGCGGCGGTGCGCGACGGGGGCGCGGTGCCTGCGACGATGGCGGTGATGGGCGGGCGCATTCATATCGGGCTGACCGATGCGGAACTGGAGCGTCTCGGGCAGGCGCGGGATGTGGCCAAGCTCAGCCGCGCCGACCTTGCGGCTTGCGTGGCCACGGGCGGCACGGGGGCCACGACGGTGGCCGCGACGATGATCTGCGCGCGGCTTGCGGGGATTTCGGTCTTTGCCACCGGCGGCATCGGCGGGGTGCATCGCGGGGCGGAAACCTCGTTCGACATCTCGGCCGACCTTGCCGAACTGGCGCAGACGGCGGTGACGGTGGTGGCTGCAGGGGCCAAGGCGATTTTGGACCTGCCCAAGACGCTGGAATATCTGGAAACGGCAGGGGTTCCGGTGATCGCCTATGGTCAGGATGCCTTTCCCGCCTTCTGGTCGCGGGACTCGGGGCTGAAGGCCCCGCTGCGGATGGACAGCGCCGAAGCGATTGCGGCAGCACACCGGATGCGCGCCCTGCTCGGCCTGCCGGGCGGACAATTGGTGGCGAACCCCATTCCCGCAGAAGCCGAGATCGCGCGCGAGCTGATCGGTCCGGTGATCGAGACCGCGCTTGCGGAAGCGGCGGCGCAGGGGATTGCGGCCAAGGCGGTGACGCCCTTCCTGCTCGGCCGGATTTTCGAACTGACCGAAGGACGCTCGCTTGCCGCCAATATCGCCCTTGTGCTGAACAATGCGCGGCTCGCTGCGGCAATCGCCAAGGCATTGGCGGCAGGGTGA
- a CDS encoding DUF1349 domain-containing protein, which produces MNSKTGFHAMEWLNPPATCTEGPDGLAVVTAGATDFWRETFYGFTRHSGHVLHHAVTGDFSAEVTVTGAYDTLYDQAGLMLIVSETHWIKCGVEVTDGRAVFSTVLTNGRSDWAVMPLPFAADRLRLRLTRHGDAVRVQVQDPAGGWIMARLGYLPDGPARVGIMACSPERAGFRAVFSDYTCGPAIPRALHEDH; this is translated from the coding sequence ATGAATTCGAAGACGGGCTTTCACGCAATGGAATGGCTTAACCCTCCGGCCACCTGCACCGAAGGGCCGGACGGGCTGGCGGTGGTGACAGCGGGGGCGACCGATTTCTGGCGCGAGACATTCTATGGTTTCACCCGCCACTCGGGCCATGTGCTGCACCACGCCGTGACGGGTGATTTCAGCGCCGAGGTCACGGTGACGGGGGCCTATGACACGCTTTACGATCAGGCGGGGCTGATGCTGATCGTTTCGGAAACGCATTGGATCAAATGCGGGGTCGAGGTGACCGACGGGCGGGCGGTGTTTTCCACCGTGCTGACCAATGGCCGGTCGGACTGGGCCGTGATGCCCCTGCCCTTTGCGGCTGACCGCTTGCGGCTGCGCCTGACGCGGCATGGCGATGCGGTGCGGGTGCAGGTGCAAGACCCTGCGGGCGGCTGGATCATGGCGCGGCTGGGATATCTGCCCGATGGTCCGGCACGGGTCGGCATCATGGCCTGTTCGCCGGAACGCGCGGGATTTCGGGCGGTTTTTTCGGATTACACCTGCGGGCCTGCCATACCCCGCGCCTTGCACGAGGATCACTGA
- a CDS encoding 3-hydroxybutyrate dehydrogenase: MTLFGKTAIITGSNSGIGLGVAEELARAGADVVLNSFTDRPEDHALAARIGSNYGVKARYIAADMSRGTDCRALVERAGGCDILVNNAGIQFVAPVEEFPTEKWDQIIAINLSSAFHTSAAALPFMRAKGWGRIVNIASAHGLTASPFKSAYIAAKHGVVGLSKTVALETAGQGITCNAICPGYVLTPLVEAQIPDQMKVHDMDRETVIREVMLQRQPSRQFATTSQIGGTTVFLCSEAADQITGTTISVDGGWTAL; this comes from the coding sequence ATGACCCTCTTTGGCAAGACCGCCATCATCACCGGCTCGAATTCCGGCATCGGCCTTGGCGTTGCCGAAGAACTGGCCCGCGCCGGTGCGGATGTGGTGCTGAACAGTTTCACCGACCGCCCCGAAGACCACGCGCTTGCCGCGCGCATCGGCTCGAACTACGGCGTCAAGGCGCGCTACATCGCAGCCGACATGTCCAGGGGCACCGATTGCCGCGCCCTGGTCGAGCGGGCAGGCGGCTGCGACATCCTCGTGAACAACGCAGGTATCCAGTTCGTCGCCCCCGTCGAGGAATTCCCGACCGAGAAATGGGACCAGATCATCGCGATCAACCTGTCTTCGGCCTTTCACACCAGCGCCGCCGCCTTGCCCTTCATGCGGGCCAAGGGCTGGGGCCGCATCGTCAACATCGCCTCGGCCCACGGGCTGACCGCAAGCCCGTTCAAATCGGCCTATATCGCCGCCAAACACGGGGTGGTCGGCCTGTCCAAGACCGTGGCCCTCGAAACCGCGGGGCAGGGCATCACCTGCAACGCCATCTGCCCCGGCTATGTGCTCACCCCGTTGGTCGAGGCGCAGATCCCCGACCAGATGAAGGTGCATGACATGGACCGCGAAACGGTGATCCGCGAGGTGATGCTGCAGCGCCAACCGTCGCGCCAATTCGCCACCACATCGCAGATCGGTGGCACAACGGTCTTCCTGTGCTCGGAAGCCGCCGACCAGATCACCGGCACAACGATCAGTGTCGACGGCGGCTGGACGGCGTTGTAG
- a CDS encoding DUF502 domain-containing protein, producing the protein MTPTTPQKRGFLAGLRASFLTGLVVVLPVGLTLWLTWAAIGWLDAWILPLIPAAYQPEEIMHRIFGPESAFPLRGVGVAVFLVFTVIIGWMARGLIGRTLVRQAETLVDRVPVVRSIYGGLKQITETVFSQKEKSFDRTCLVQFPREGCWAVGLVATKPKGEIAARLPQGDEMIAVFVALTPLTSGMLVFVPAREVVFLDMKPDEAAKLIVSGGLVYPAVKDVAAAK; encoded by the coding sequence ATGACACCGACCACACCGCAAAAGCGCGGCTTTCTTGCAGGGCTGCGGGCCAGTTTCCTGACCGGTCTGGTGGTGGTGCTGCCTGTCGGGTTGACGCTATGGCTGACATGGGCGGCCATAGGCTGGCTCGATGCGTGGATCTTGCCGCTGATCCCTGCGGCCTATCAGCCCGAAGAGATCATGCACCGGATCTTCGGGCCGGAATCCGCCTTTCCGCTGCGGGGGGTCGGGGTCGCGGTGTTTCTGGTCTTTACCGTCATCATCGGCTGGATGGCCCGCGGGCTGATCGGACGCACGCTGGTGCGTCAGGCCGAAACGCTGGTCGACCGCGTGCCGGTGGTGCGGTCGATCTATGGCGGATTGAAGCAGATCACCGAAACCGTGTTCAGCCAGAAGGAAAAGTCGTTCGACCGGACCTGCCTTGTGCAATTCCCGCGCGAGGGGTGCTGGGCCGTGGGGCTGGTCGCGACCAAGCCCAAGGGCGAGATCGCGGCGCGCCTGCCGCAGGGCGACGAGATGATCGCGGTTTTCGTTGCGCTGACGCCGCTGACCTCGGGGATGCTGGTCTTCGTTCCTGCGCGCGAGGTGGTGTTTCTGGACATGAAACCGGACGAGGCGGCCAAGCTGATCGTATCGGGCGGGCTGGTCTATCCGGCGGTCAAGGATGTTGCGGCGGCAAAATGA
- a CDS encoding extracellular solute-binding protein — translation MRQVVFQAMRGAAVAVSLWGCVAVASAQDTAPRHGIAMYGEPALPPDFVSLPYANPDAPKGGKIIFGESGGFDSLNPFIVNGIAPSGITGYTVETLMGRSIDEPFTLYGLLAESIRTDEARNWVEFTINSAARFSDGSPVTVEDVVWSFETLGTLGQPRYATAWKKIAKTEVTGERSVKFTFNTADRELPLILGLRPVLKKAQWEGKDFTASTLDPVIGSGPYVVDSVDPGKSIAYKRNPDWWGKDLPFNRGLYNLDEVRFEYFGDAGVVFEAFKAGDITSWRETNPVKWEQNYNFPAVTEGKVIKEVIPHRRPSGIEGFVFNTRKPMFADWRVREALTYAFNFELVNKTLNGGIPPRITSYFGNSTLGMQAGAPAQARVAELLEPFKAGLLPGAIEGYTLPASDGTEPNRKNVRAATKLLEAAGWTVTDGVLQNAAGEPFSFEILITNGADDIINAATIYVEALKRLGIDARVTTVDSAQYKERTTNYDFDMTHYVRSLSLSPGNEQTLYWGAAGITEPGSRNWMGMNSPAAEALIAGMLAAADPAEFDAHVEALDRVLTSGRYVIPIWYSDVSRLAYAKGLRHPDRLPIYGDWPGWQPDVWWYEE, via the coding sequence ATGAGACAGGTCGTTTTTCAAGCGATGCGCGGGGCGGCGGTGGCCGTATCACTTTGGGGTTGTGTCGCGGTGGCTTCGGCACAGGACACCGCGCCCCGGCATGGCATAGCTATGTATGGCGAACCGGCTTTGCCCCCTGATTTTGTGTCGCTGCCCTATGCCAACCCCGACGCACCGAAGGGGGGAAAGATTATCTTCGGCGAGAGTGGCGGGTTCGATTCGCTCAATCCCTTTATCGTGAACGGAATCGCGCCGAGCGGGATCACCGGCTACACGGTCGAAACTTTGATGGGCCGCTCTATTGACGAGCCATTCACGCTTTATGGTCTGTTGGCCGAGTCGATTCGGACCGATGAAGCGCGCAATTGGGTGGAATTCACGATCAATTCCGCGGCCCGATTCTCTGACGGATCACCCGTGACGGTCGAAGATGTGGTCTGGTCGTTCGAGACGCTCGGCACGCTCGGGCAGCCGCGCTACGCTACCGCATGGAAAAAGATCGCCAAGACCGAGGTGACGGGCGAGCGTTCGGTGAAATTCACCTTCAACACAGCCGACCGCGAGTTGCCGCTGATCCTCGGCCTCAGGCCAGTGCTGAAAAAGGCCCAGTGGGAGGGCAAGGATTTCACCGCATCAACGCTCGATCCGGTCATCGGGTCGGGGCCTTATGTGGTGGACTCGGTGGATCCGGGCAAATCGATCGCTTACAAGCGCAATCCCGACTGGTGGGGCAAGGATCTGCCTTTCAACCGCGGGCTTTATAACCTCGACGAGGTGCGCTTTGAATACTTCGGCGATGCCGGCGTGGTGTTCGAGGCGTTCAAGGCCGGCGATATCACCAGCTGGCGCGAGACCAATCCGGTGAAATGGGAGCAGAATTACAACTTTCCGGCGGTGACCGAAGGCAAGGTCATCAAAGAGGTGATCCCGCATCGGCGCCCCTCGGGGATCGAAGGGTTTGTGTTCAACACCCGAAAGCCGATGTTTGCCGATTGGCGGGTGCGCGAGGCGCTGACCTATGCGTTCAACTTCGAGCTGGTGAACAAGACGCTGAACGGGGGCATCCCGCCGCGGATCACCAGCTATTTCGGCAATTCCACGCTGGGGATGCAGGCGGGTGCGCCCGCCCAAGCGCGCGTGGCCGAGTTGCTTGAGCCGTTCAAGGCCGGTCTGCTGCCCGGCGCGATCGAGGGGTACACCCTGCCCGCTTCGGATGGCACCGAGCCGAACCGCAAGAACGTGCGGGCGGCGACCAAGCTGCTGGAGGCGGCCGGCTGGACGGTGACGGATGGTGTGTTGCAGAACGCTGCGGGAGAACCGTTCAGCTTCGAGATCCTGATCACGAACGGGGCCGATGACATCATCAATGCCGCGACCATCTATGTCGAGGCGCTCAAGCGGCTGGGCATCGACGCGCGGGTAACCACCGTCGATTCGGCGCAATACAAGGAACGGACGACGAATTACGATTTCGACATGACGCATTACGTGCGGTCTTTGTCGCTGTCGCCGGGCAACGAGCAGACGCTTTACTGGGGTGCTGCGGGCATCACCGAACCCGGATCGCGCAACTGGATGGGGATGAATTCCCCCGCAGCCGAGGCGCTGATCGCGGGGATGCTTGCGGCGGCGGACCCTGCCGAGTTCGACGCCCATGTCGAGGCACTGGATCGTGTCTTGACCTCGGGGCGCTATGTCATACCGATCTGGTATTCGGACGTGTCACGGCTGGCCTATGCCAAGGGCCTGCGCCACCCCGACCGCTTGCCGATCTATGGCGACTGGCCGGGCTGGCAGCCGGATGTCTGGTGGTATGAGGAGTGA